Genomic segment of Zingiber officinale cultivar Zhangliang chromosome 11B, Zo_v1.1, whole genome shotgun sequence:
tgagaactgctgaactcaaccttaagaaggcaaagcctagtaccattttgatggtaccaaagggcaaaggcaagtggaagtctaaaggtaagagtaagatccaagccaaaggcaagggaaagactTGTGTATTGAAACCTAAAGGTGggattgctaaggaaggaacctgcttctacTGCGGTGAGACGGACACTAGAAGAGGTAAGGTGTACCTAGAGGaattgaaaaggaagagaagtgagacttctgcctcaggtatatatgttatagaagttaatctatctatttcttcttcatgggtattagataccgggtgtACATCTtgcatttgtactaatgtgcaagggCTAAGAAATAGTAGATCACTAACAAAGGataaagtggacctacgagtaggcaatgatgCAAGAGTTGCTGTtgtcgctgtaggaacatattccttatctttgtccACTGGACTTATTTTAGAACTAGAaaagtgttgttatgtgcctactttagCTAAAAACATCATCtatgtttcttgtttagacaataaagggttttcatttataataaaggataaatattgttctgtttatttaaatgacatgttttattgtagtgcacctctactAAATGGACTCTATtctctagactttgaaaacccaatctataatataaatatcaaacgtttcaagtctaatgatttgaatcaaacaaatctctggcattgtcgcttatgtcacataaatgagagtcgcatatcccaactccataaggatggactttcggactcatttgattttgaatcatatgaggtatatgaatcttgtcttcaaggaaagataacaaagactccatttagtggacatagcgaaagagctaAAGACTTGTTAGGGCTCATATATACTGATGTATGCGATCCTTTCAAAATAGCaactagaggaggctatcattactttattacctttactgatgatttcagtaggtaCGACTAGGGGTGAAAACGAGTCAAGCCAGTCGTGAGCTGCTTGTGAGCCGCTCGGTCAAAGCTCAGCTTGAGCTTGATTTTGACTGAGCTCGAGCTAAGCTTGAGCCGACTCGTTTAATATTCGAGCCGAGCCCGAGCTCCTCTAATACTGGCTCGATGGCTCGTCGAGCTTTTTCAAGCCCAATTATatgtataatatatttttatttattcatataaatattGATAAATTTAGGTCATTAagtaattaatgataaatattaGGGTAAAGGTGTAATTTTTgagagtttatttttaaaatcaaaatacgTAATATTCCTAAAATCTAAATccaagttaaatctaaccctaATCTCAAACCAAAAATCCTCTCACCCTTCGCCACCCTCACCCTCCGTCGTCGCCAATCCTCGCCCTCCATCAACGCCGCCTACTCAACCGTCGCTATCTTGCCTACTCACCATCACCCTCAGGCAGGGTTAGCCGTCACCCTCAATCCTCAGCCGTTTCCCTCAGCTCTCACCCCCATCCTCGTCACCCTCAGCCCTCAACCCTCATCCCTCACACCCTTCCCCATCGCCCTCAACCCTCACCCCCTTCCTTATCTCCCTCAATCGTTAGACGTTGCCCTCAGCCCTCACCCTCTTCCTTATCGTCCTCAATCGTCAGACGTTGCCCTCAGCACTTACGCCCTTCCCTGTTGCCCGCAGCTTGATTATACGAACATCAGTTTGGTTCTGTGGTTGAAGGTTGGTTTTCTACATAACATTATAATCTAGTATTTGAAGAAATCCTTTTAAGATAAGAGGAGCTGCTGGAATTGGGTTTACACCACATGTTATTGCGGTGAAAGATGACAAGGTAAATTGTAAATGTGGTTACTTGTAtcttttaaatgttttttttagaGAAGTTTCTTCTATACTGTGGTTTTCTCAAATGCAAAAGAGAGCAAAGTATTTTTCACTCCAAGAAACATACTATATTTTTAAAAGGATGCTATGTAATTTTTCACTGTACTGTTTAGTGTTTGCTGAATTTTATCCTGTGAGGAAATTCTTTTTAATTACAGAGATTGACATACTAATAACTAACTTGTTTTATAACCCATACTCCCATCTGTTTCATGTTTGGACCAttgactatttttttttcagtttcATGTAGCGAATTTTGATTTTTACCTCATAACAACCAATTGTTCGGATATTTGATCTTCATTTCTATTCATATTCTACGTAGCCTTTTATAGTATAACACTATAACCTCAGTTTGAAGTTAGTCATATTTTTAATACTTTTGCAATTTTGTTTTTATTAGTCTATGTAATATGAATGACCTATAAATTATGTGTGCTTACAATATATGGAAGTGGTAATGAATTGATTTGCTGTGGtttgtttctttaattttttagGGGGGATTTCAAAGATTTGACCTTGGAAGTTTGgagcttgtttttttttctcacaAGTACTTACATGGTGTTCTTTTGATTCCTACAAACTAAAGATTTGAATGTTGCTTTGTAAATaatattttctctttttattattgtttgagcattttataatttatttgataattatttATCTCTAGATCAGTTATGTCTGTAGAAGAGTCATCTGTTCCACTTACCATAAATAGTGTCATAGCTGAAAGTAATGAAGTTAATCTTGAGATCAACAAGGAAATTATCATAGCTGGTCAAAAAACACAAGAAAATgctaaagaaaaagaggaagagggGTTCAAAacaaagaaaagggaaaaaattTCAGAAGTGTGGAATGATTTTGACATAGTGGATGGATCAAAGAAAGCTAAATGTAAACATTGTCAATCCCTTTTTACATTGGGTAAATCAGGGCCCACATCAAGTCTTTTGAGGCATAGATTACATTGTGTGAAGAGAAAAATTTATTTGCGAGAAGCTGAACAATAAACAAAGTTGACTTTTTTGCCCACTGATTCAGCTTCACCATTCATTCTTGCTTTGCATTCTGGAAAATTTGACATGGAACAAATGAGGGAGGCAACTGCTCATTGGATTATGATGCATGAATATCCATTCACCATTCTTGATGAAGAGGGGTTCAATTTAATGATGAGGCGTGGAATGCCTGAATGGCAAAAAATTAGTAGGACGACATGCAAAGCAGATTGTATGAAAATTTATGAGGTTGAGAAAAAGAGGTTGAAGAAAAGTCTTGAGTGCATTGATAAAATAAGTTTGACAACAGATTATTGGAAGTCGAAGACTCAAAAAATTGAATACATGGTTGTCACTGGGCATTGGATTGATTCTTGTTGGAATTTGCAAAAGAGAGTTTTAAGTTTCATTAACATTCCACCACCAAGGGGAGATCTTCAAATTTCTGATGCCATTTTTAAGTGCATGAAAGAGTGGGGTATTGAAAACAAGGTTTTCACTATTACTATTGATAATGCTTCAAGTAATGATTTGGCCATTTGGTACATGAAAGATACCATTCAAAGATCTAGAACATTGGCATGTGAAGGAAATTTATTTCATATTCATTGTTGTGCACATATCTTGAACTTGTGCGTTCAAGATGGGTTGAAGGAGATTGAAGATATTATTAGTAATATAAGGGAAAGTGTAGAATATGTAAATCGTTCAGAGGCAAGACGTATGCAATTTACAGAGTGTGTGCAACAATTGCAGTTGAAGGATAAAAAATTGATTCATGATTGCAAAACTAGGTGGAACTCGACATTTGAAATGTTAAGTTGTGcactcaagttcaaagaagtTTTTCAAATGTTCAAAGAACGTGATCACTTTTATGGTTGCTTCCCtcaagaagaagaatggaatAAAGCTCAAAAGATTTGCTCACTGTTGGAGGCTTTTTGGACAGCCACACACATCATTTCAGGTAGTGAGTATCCTACTTCAAATTTATTTCTTCTGGAAGTTCAAAAAATAAAGTCATCATTGGATACTTATGCACAACATGAAGATTTGTTTCTTAAGCAACTGGCtagtaaaatgaaagaaaaatttgaCAAGTATTGGGGTGATTGTAATCTATTGATGGCTATAGCTGTTGTGTTAGATCCAACTAAAAAAATGCTTGTTGTTGAGTTTTGCTTCCCTAAGCTTTATTCTGAATTAGATGCCTCTAATCATATCTCAAaagttaaggagataattaattcTCTTTATGAAAAGTATGTTGTTGAAGAAACTAATAAAGGAGCGCCTCATCCATCTGAGTCTGAGAGTTTTGCTTCTTCAAGTGTTAAAAGAAATCAACAAAGTTCTATGTATAGTTGGGATGATTTTGATGACTATTGTGCAAAAGTTGAAACTTCGGAGACTAAGAGATCTGAATTGGTAGATTATCTTGAAAAGGGTCATCTTAAGAGGAATGAGATTCCTAAATTTTTTTCATGTTTAGAATGGTGGAAGATGAATAGAATGCAATATCCAATATTGTCAAAGATGGCAGTTGATATTTTAGCTATCCCAGTGAGTTCAgtggcttcagaagcaacatttaGTGCAGGGACGAGAGTTATTTATTCTTATCGTTCATTACTCTCTCCGGACATAGTGCAGGCTCTTCTATGTTAGGATGATTGGCTTCAAAAGATACATGGActgaagaaaaagactaaagtaaGTTAAATTTCATTATTAGTTTTCTAAGTTACAAACTAAATTTAATCATCTATTTAtttgaatttttctttttcagAAAGAGAAAACTTACCAGAAAATTTTTCTTCCAGTATCTACCTCTTAAAGtaagttaaattttagttttttgttTGACATGTGTTTCTGGTTTGATTATTATGCTATTatagttaagcttaatatcaaTTCATATAATAGTACAAGTGATATGACTGAGAATTTGAGATGAAGGAAGATACTGAACGTTGTAGAAATTTGATATTTTGAGCAGCTAAGTAGTTTGGATTTTGGAATATCATGTTATTAGATTTGGTGTAAATTATGTTGTGTCATTATGTTTTGATGTTCAGTAATTTGACTTTTTTATTGGAGAAACAGATAATTGTATTTTGATCAATTTTATGGATGAAGACAGATACTGAACATTGCAGAAATTTGATATTTTGAGCAGGTTTAGATTTTGGAATATCATGTTTTTGAATTTGGTGTAAAATTGTAAATTATGTTGGGTTATGTTTTGATGTTCAGTAATTTGACTCTTTTATTGGAGAAACAGATAATTGTATTTTGATCAATTTTATGGATGAAGATAGATACGTTGCAGAAATTTGATATTTTGAGCAGGTTTGGATTTTGGAATATTATGTTTTTGGATTTTGTGTAAATTATGTTGGGATGAAGTTTGAGAATAATTATATTTTGATGTTCATTAATTTAACTTTTTTATTAGAAAGATAGATAATTATATTTTGATCAGTTTTATGGGTGAATTTgatcaagtttttaaaattacagcAAACTTAGCTCAAGTTATGAttggctcgagctcgagctcgagcttaaaAGCTGCTCAAAAGCTTGCTTTTAATTCGAGCTTTTCGAGTCGATCTCGAGCCTTGAATtaaatgatcgagccgagctcgagctcaaatTTACAAGCTCGATCGAGCTCAAGCTCGAGCCGAGCTAGCATAAAATGAGTTGAGTCAAGCTCAAGCCGAGgctggctcgagctcggctcTACTCGTTTACAGCCCTAAGTACGGCTACATGCATTTGATAAGACACAAGttagaatcctttaaaaagtttaaagaattcaagaatgaagtacaaaactaacttgaaaagagtattaagatgattcaatcaaatcgaggtggtgaataccttagccaagagtttcatgaccatctggTAGAGTgtaggatcatatctcaacttactCCACTTAGAACACCACAATAGAATAgtatatcagaaaggagaaattgtACTTTATTAGATGTGGTACGATCAATTATAAGTcaaacagatcttcctactttctTCTGGAGACATGCTTGTTAgagtgcatactaaaagcctagcttttgtaaacatttactttgaaataaagaatcacattggtcaaatgtctacatttatatgctaagtgtagttgtttaattaatttatattgtagataacatggtgtgtggtgtcacacaaagaagatcatgttatcagttccttataaattataaatagtagctcacgactaagatggataggaacaaaccattggaatagtcgtagtgtaatttggtattagtttatcttgactataaaattacactagtacactctgagtgtattgagcaggaccatttaaggtagtttctttttatactgactgcataaaagaacaagacatttgttattatagaagtgtatgctcttaatcctgatataataacaagcgcatatatttaatatttatttctttaatttatcagtgggtgagatttagtttgataaatcaatagacctgataagttgggaaataatattatttatagtgtgtattgattatagaaagaaactgtgtcctacaatctaggttgatgatgtccccaaaaggagctcataaggattgtcatgtaaaccctgcaggtggacttagtccgacatgataataaggttgagtggtactactcttggagttagatattaattaagtgagttgtcagtaactcatttaattagtggatattcgatatcttaaacatagggataataacacactcatgataagaaggagcccatatagtaatataggattggtgcggtagttctattattgatgaactcgagttgggtgttcggggtgaacacgggaagctcaagttcatcgggagaccaaaatcaattcctcctctctgtccctgtcgtagcctcttatttataaagtcttatacccacctaaacccaacttcttacccaccttaaggtggccggccaagcttagcttggagcccaagatagggtcggccaaaccaaggagagatgggttcaagtggtggtcgaccctagcttggagcccaagtaggtggtcggccacgataaaaataaaagggattttaatttcttttcttatgtggaagtcatgatttaaaagagagttttaaaattaaattttttcttttatagtttctacaaaggattaagagaaaggtttgatatcttttcttatttgtagttaaaaggaagattttaattttggagaaaattttcctttttgtaatcatccacatattttaatagagagattttaatttataaaagtttccttttataaccaaccatgaaggaaattttaaaagataaaattttattttaaaaatttccagaaacaaattaggaagttttaatttcatgtttaaaacttatttggaggacttgtaggggccgaccataagatggattaagaggaaattttaattaaattttccttattagtcattggcaaggaaaataaggaagttttaattatgtctaaaaactttccttatttgctaagaccaaggaatataaaagagatggtagaggttgttgggggcaatttccctaggtcaaagttgaccagtttgactaatcttgggttgagtcaagcttgagttaggatttgagtttgatgtttgataatataaggagattgctggagcaatcgttcgGTTATGGAGatagtcaaagggttgaccaggttgatgagaatacaagtcaagtaagtcaaggttgacaggagacttgattggaaaagtcctaactggatgctagacatttggaaagtcttggtgaggagccaggcaacgggaaagtcctagtgaggagctaggcaggagaaagtcctagtgaggaaccaggcagttggaaagtccaagtgtgatcttggcaaaggagaaagtcctggtgaggagccaggcaacgagaaagtcctagtgaggagctaggcaggagaaagtcctggtgaggagccaggcaacgagaaagtcctagtgaggagctaggcaggagaaagtcctggtgaggagccaggcagttggaaagtccaagtgtgatcttggcaaaggagaaagtcctggtgaggagccaggcaattggaatgtccaagcatgtggtcttggcaaggtaagtcctggtatgacttggaaaggaagactcgacaactaggatgaggccgaaggaagctcctgaaggcaaggcgtgaaggatggggaaatatctgagggacgcaaggatgatggaggaggctagttcgaggttggtcgggtgtggccaaatgctaggcatggagacccaacaggtcacggttgaccgaaagttgagtttgggactttggacttgagtttgagtcaagttcaggtgttcaatcgatcgggcgatcgattgaacacggtccaaatcaatcggtcgatcgatttagaCTGTGctacgattgtgggaaggcccaatcaatcggccgatcgattgggatatgaaatcgcgagcacagagactttcccaatcgatcgggagatcgattgggcagcaaaaGCTCTCACgcagacgcgagagcacagaaaggcgctgaatcgatcgagcgatTGATTCAagtagtcccaatcgatcggtcgatcgattaggaagTGACCGTTGTGCAGGATGCAGATGATGGAcagctgcgatggagcggtgctgatgtggcaatcgattggggttgatttcaatcgattggaggcactgtatatagcctgggcggAGCATTTTCTTCGCTAGATTTTTGCGACCTTCTCCTGCGATTTCTCTATGATTTTCAGCGACAGTCTCCAGCattcactgccagttcttgaaggcgctTGGGGTAcatttccaaggttcaagaggcaacaacaagcaacaagtaagcaagaagaagggtgtattgtagttatatcttgtattttcttcttgtgtgagttgtgctATTGTGTGTGTTTtttacgaggcttctccgcctccggctgtgaTCGAGAAGGAGTTAttcttagtggagatagcgtatcgtatgtagatccttggattagtcacctcttcttgaggtggataccaagtaaatcctagatgTTAGTGTTTTGGTTTGTTGTGTCTTTCTTTCTGCTACATATCATCAAGATGACACAAGCGCGACAaaatgctattcaccccttctctagcgggcacatcggtcccaacaattggtatcagagtaaggtcgctcttctacggactaaccgccaagagagcaagaagctagaggaagaagatggagtccgaaggaccgctcggatgggacatccggattccaccCCTGTATgacaaagaggacttcaatttttggagaactcggttggagacatggttccaaatggattggaaccaatgggttattTTGGAGGatccatttgaagctccaacagacAAGAAGGGTAAGCGCCTccaacctcgacattggaccaaggaacaaagggagcaagcggaggcggataaggaggtaacaaaatctttgttaaatctattaccctcTAACATAATTTTGAGTATAGGTGAATGCACGAGtacaagtgatctttggaaaaaggtcatttcctatcatgagaaccccactcaatttcaaggagtggatgagcctaagaagaagggctcattggtccaagaagagaaggaccaatccgatgttgacataaggtcaacattcgaggagaagaaggaagaggaagagaaggaagaagatgagagatcttctacatcttcaagagaggaagaggtggaagtatccacattctcaagagttgaagaggtggaagcacccacacccttaagaggaggagaagaagaagatgatgcaacctccacaattcaagctacatcaaatggacaatcaagcatcatccctacaagcaaaggtatagaaactttaattgtaaaaaataaaaatcatatcatttgctttgagtgtagggagcatggacactacaagagcaagtgtcctaagtTGGCcgagaagaagagccaagtagtacccaagggcaaggagaagcccaaggagacaatccccacaacaaagaagagaaaggaacacattgtgtgtttcttgtgcaaccaaaatggacattatcgaagccaatgtccaaaggggaagaaaataaccaaagtcaaaggagaaagcacaagtctagggggagcttccaaggtaaaaagcaaggtatcatttaatgaatccattcctttgacacatgataaaaagcatgctagaaataattattATCATCTTAATAATATTTATCAtaagaataggaggcatgatagccttaaggataaatatattcctcctcatgctagatttaccacacctaagtttaggaaggtaaataacaacttaggcaataacaccaaggactttagatatatgcctaaaaatagaaatgctcaaggattcaatgaaaaaccaaaatctagggatttatggagtgaaaaccaagtcttgaggacaagacttgataatttagaaaggaccttagcaagaatggaaaacatgcttaggggttaaaatgagcataacctaggaaaagttagacaagagccatccaatggctataggggtttgggatacaaacctaaagccaagaaagatgtgacttcctttcatagggttccatatagctatggggccaaccctaggtgtagaggtcaagtcaaagatactagggaaggaatccctaagagtacttttgacaagaccaatgtgactaagacttctaagaagtctaacaaagtcacaaagaaggtcgcaagggagggcatccctaaagttgatctagtaaaggtgactaaggctccaaaaaagcctaataaagtcataaagaaggttacaagggaagttattcctagaagtgacctagtagaggtgaccaaggcttctaagaattctaaaaaggtccttaggaaggtatctagggaagtc
This window contains:
- the LOC122033908 gene encoding zinc finger BED domain-containing protein RICESLEEPER 2-like, giving the protein MSVEESSVPLTINSVIAESNEVNLEINKEIIIAGQKTQENAKEKEEEGFKTKKREKISEVWNDFDIVDGSKKAKSSPFILALHSGKFDMEQMREATAHWIMMHEYPFTILDEEGFNLMMRRGMPEWQKISRTTCKADCMKIYEVEKKRLKKSLECIDKISLTTDYWKSKTQKIEYMVVTGHWIDSCWNLQKRVLSFINIPPPRGDLQISDAIFKCMKEWGIENKVFTITIDNASSNDLAIWYMKDTIQRSRTLACEGNLFHIHCCAHILNLCVQDGLKEIEDIISNIRESVEYVNRSEARRMQFTECVQQLQLKDKKLIHDCKTRWNSTFEMLSCALKFKEVFQMFKERDHFYGCFPQEEEWNKAQKICSLLEAFWTATHIISGSEYPTSNLFLLEVQKIKSSLDTYAQHEDLFLKQLASKMKEKFDKYWGDCNLLMAIAVVLDPTKKMLVVEFCFPKLYSELDASNHISKVKEIINSLYEKYVVEETNKGAPHPSESESFASSSVKRNQQSSMYSWDDFDDYCAKVETSETKRSELVDYLEKGHLKRNEIPKFFSCLEWWKMNRMQYPILSKMAVDILAIPVSSVASEATFSAGTRVIYSYRSLLSPDIVQALLC